Proteins from a genomic interval of Leishmania braziliensis MHOM/BR/75/M2904 complete genome, chromosome 24:
- a CDS encoding inhibitor of cysteine peptidase — protein sequence MHSPLTVKDHNKTVTVKLGETVKILLNGNPTTGYTWTRAGFLGMESLSDEHLEVTSKYTQSPTPSGMVGVGGSFMVTVTTKTKGHNTLELVYIRLFEGIKLDSQKFTLHFIVE from the coding sequence ATGCACAGCCCACTCACTGTTAAAGACCACAACAAGACTGTGACGGTGAAGCTCGGTGAAACAGTCAAGATTTTACTGAACGGCAACCCTACCACTGGCTACACATGGACGCGCGCTGGTTTCCTGGGCATGGAATCGCTCAGTGATGAGCACCTGGAGGTGACTTCCAAGTACACGCAGTCACCCACCCCGAGTGGGATGGTGGGGGTCGGTGGCTCCTTCATGGTGACAGTGACAACAAAGACGAAGGGCCATAACACGCTGGAACTGGTCTACATCCGCCTCTTCGAGGGCATCAAGCTGGACAGTCAGAAGTTCACGTTGCACTTTATAGTGGAGTAG
- a CDS encoding fatty acid transporter protein-like protein, translating to MSIVSTEGKSEWYLGTEYAIRTIAAYLQLGFSLGAVQVRRACVPYQLAVYKVKCAWRYSIANAPEDGPVYLDEGCSTRNPAWSPDGPTARRAAPPCAKASGAIDPQLFLAELLAKFDSLTAITHSEAVDVRLLQRLMYQDILVCKQRRAQAAAGMVVPSSGSHTIEENAVFRLSETDAMYASLVAAGHPVTITYRDFVILVTLLSEAIAWDLLWIHQGQDRQRAHQQSRRVDATAPVLLPPPRTTEADCLALMLPNSVEYNAVWLAAARCGPLHTLLDVLYRNSNSEQLKAEHGTYRPCRTALLNTNLASNAMLYHAIECSGSVMVVIDVAYVPLLFCNRKSGNAKANENVPPKLELNVPPQVKRIYLWRSTDAAGQPMSTAMATEMEDLLRAFNKDAYGDANSLKATEASAGEDALAPPSTPLLDLYDVVKPFFLRAQATSAFTVGELRHTYLISSPRARLLMHAILSRPPPSWKSLLALSKPSFTRNASAELCTTVTGSVKSRQQLRQYKTKMASILSRLLCQFHHTQPILFIYTSGTSGLPKAARFSHLRFFATGFLSRVLDYRGKIAETLVQQMGEVDYVTAHPAAAGTALPSELPQQQQQPCSPSPSSLARSPVSGKLEVEKATNEADKPRVEDSNAYYGCPAVPRVFGIESLDFTLRACNIAKVIALSIWGVCLWWLHALATALQLEYFLVAALEKRRYTPAQLAAIENERRLITLYNCLPMYHTVGSVFCLGHLLHALEKQQHAWEQISRWAPRHTHLTSTVPTARMIIRSKFSASQFRKDLQRYHVTVVQYIGEILRYAVLYERSNPPLQPTPTFAHAATDTAAMTTMTEMDALAALNRTTWRVPYAFGNGLRQDIWLECMRRLNIAHPVEFYSSTEGNIFLFNLFGLPGIVGHIPRLPHPVEWLSLQYLPIFPFRVLRFDEEAQQVYRDPNTGYCAHCAVGSAGEVVGEVIEGFDLFALRCFDGYHKANHSAVAADGVFTGSSDRGAKPRLTAAADQEEDKAAREGKVIRHVLWPYRNDCYFLSGDLIRMDHFGFCTFVDRVGDTFRWKGENVSTLEVSNALNAIHTAHISVKEAVVYGVELPGREGRAGMAMLSLQSRHLYSSPDGCGSTNSNSTPPQSRPQALTLTEERRFLQDNLHGFLTGKVQYNGDGTANQAMLPAPSIPLFLRMQDLTADSDDDNGVSSPVARSNGHDVSENAMQTSTFKYKKNTLVKEGYEFDGSSTTCSDVPASAWGSGSRHATEEKTISTTPYTRIYVLVSSQSILKELALPPVGSADASGATPVAGYFPLTPATRALLGTNMEKCGW from the coding sequence ATGTCTATCGTCAGCACAGAGGGCAAGTCAGAGTGGTACTTGGGTACCGAGTACGCTATTCGGACTATTGCCGCGTACCTCCAGCTTGGCTTTTCCCTTGGGGCGGTGCAGGTCCGTCGCGCCTGCGTGCCGTACCAGCTAGCTGTGTACAAGGTGAAGTGTGCGTGGCGGTACAGCATAGCCAACGCACCCGAGGACGGGCCCGTCTATCTCGATGAAGGGTGCAGCACCAGAAACCCGGCATGGTCGCCAGATGGTCCCACTGCCAGGAGAGCCGCTCCTCCCTGCGCGAAGGCGAGCGGCGCCATCGACCCGCAACTTTTCctggcagagctgctggcCAAGTTCGACTCGCTAACCGCCATCACTCACAGCGAAGCGGTTGACGTGCGGCTACTCCAGCGACTCATGTATCAGGACATTCTTGTTTGTAAGCAGCGCAGGGCAcaggccgccgccggcatGGTGGTCCCGAGTAGCGGCAGCCACACTATCGAGGAGAACGCCGTCTTCCGTCTTTCTGAGACCGACGCCATGTATGCCTCGCTGGTGGCTGCCGGGCACCCAGTAACCATCACGTACCGCGATTTTGTTATTCTCGTAACGCTGCTCAGTGAGGCCATCGCGTGGGACCTCTTGTGGATTCACCAAGGGCAAGACCGACAAAGAGCACACCAGCAGTCGAGGAGAGTCGACGCCACcgcaccggtgctgctgccgccgccgcgtacGACTGAAGCAGACTGCCTGGCGCTCATGCTGCCCAACTCGGTGGAGTACAATGCGGTGTGGCTAGCTGCCGCACGGTGTGGGCCGCTGCACACCCTCCTCGACGTTCTCTATCgaaacagcaacagcgagcAGCTCAAGGCAGAGCATGGCACCTACCGCCCTTGCCGGACTGCGCTACTGAACACAAATCTGGCGAGCAACGCCATGCTATACCACGCGATCGAGTGCTCAGGAAGCGTCATGGTGGTGATCGACGTCGCCTAtgtgcctctcctcttttgcAACCGAAAGAGCGGCAACGCGAAGGCTAACGAGAACGTGCCGCCAAAGCTGGAGCTGAACGTGCCGCCTCAAGTGAAGCGCATCTACCTCTGGCGTAGCACCGATGCTGCGGGGCAGCCCATGTCCACCGCTATGGCAACGGAAATGGAGGATCTTCTGCGGGCCTTCAACAAAGATGCCTACGGCGACGCCAACTCGCTAAAGGCAACGGAAGCGTCTGCCGGCGAGGATGCTCTGGCCCCGCCATCCACGCCACTGCTGGATCTCTACGATGTAGTGAAGCCCTTCTTCTTGCGCGCACAAGCCACCTCAGCCTTCACGGTAGgcgagctgcgccacacCTACCTCATCAGCAGCCCGCGCGCGCGTCTCCTCATGCACGCCATCCTCTCACGCCCACCGCCATCGTGGAAGTCGTTGCTGGCCCTGAGCAAACCTTCGTTCACCAGGAATGCCAGCGCGGAACTTTGCACGACAGTCACCGGCTCAGTCAAGAgccgacagcagctgcggcagtaCAAGACCAAGATGGCCTCCATCCTCTCTCGCCTGCTTTGCCAGTTCCACCACACACAGCCCATCCTCTTTATCTACACCTCCGGCACATCAGGCCTGCCCAAAGCCGCACGGTTCAGTCACCTGCGCTTCTTTGCGACCGGCTTCCTCTCCCGTGTCTTGGACTACCGTGGCAAGATTGCGGAGACACTTGTGCAGCAGATGGGCGAGGTAGACTACGTGACCGCGCACCCGGCAGCGGCTGGCACAGCGTTACCGTCTGAGCTgccacaacagcaacaacagccttgctctccctctccctcatctCTCGCAAGGTCGCCCGTGTCCGGCAAGTTGGAGGTCGAAAAGGCAACGAATGAAGCCGACAAGCCTCGTGTCGAGGACAGCAACGCGTATTATGGCTGCCCGGCTGTGCCGCGCGTCTTCGGCATTGAGTCCCTCGACTTCACGCTTCGAGCGTGCAACATTGCCAAAGTGATCGCTCTTTCCATCTGGGGCGTCTGCCTGTGGTGGCTTCACGCCTTAGCGACTGCCCTCCAGCTGGAGTACTTCCTCGTTGCCGCACTGGAGAAGCGACGCTACACGCCAGCGCAGCTTGCCGCCATCGAAAACGAGCGCCGCCTCATCACACTGTACAACTGTCTGCCCATGTATCACACCGTCGGCAGCGTCTTCTGCCTCGGTCATCTTCTACACGCACTGGAGAAGCAACAGCATGCGTGGGAGCAGATAAGCCGTTGGGCGCCGCGGCATACCCACCTCACCTCCACCGTGCCCACCGCGCGCATGATTATCCGCTCCAAGTTCAGCGCCTCGCAGTTCCGCAAGGATCTGCAGCGCTACCACGTCACGGTTGTCCAGTACATCGGCGAGATCCTGCGGTACGCTGTGCTGTACGAGCGCAGCAACCCACCCCTGCAGCCCACGCCAACCTTCGCTCACGCAGCGACGgacacagcggcgatgacgacgatgacggaGATGGATGCGTTGGCAGCGCTGAATCGCACGACATGGCGCGTGCCATACGCCTTTGGCAATGGGCTGCGCCAGGACATCTGGCTCGAATGCATGCGCCGCCTGAACATTGCACATCCAGTTGAGTTTTACAGCTCCACCGAGGGCAACATTTTTCTCTTCAACCTGTTTGGGCTGCCGGGCATTGTGGGGCACATCCCCCGCCTTCCGCACCCGGTCGAATGGCTCAGTCTGCAGTACCTCCCCATCTTCCCATTCCGGGTACTGCGGTTCGACGAGGAAGCGCAGCAAGTGTACCGCGACCCCAATACGGGATACTGTGCGCACTGCGCCGTCGGCAGTGCGGGCGAGGTGGTAGGAGAGGTGATTGAGGGCTTTGACTTGTTCGCGCTCCGCTGCTTTGATGGGTACCATAAGGCGAACCacagcgctgttgctgccgacGGCGTCttcaccggcagcagcgaccgcgGCGCAAAGCCGAGGttgacggcagcagccgacCAGGAAGAGGATAAGGCGGCTCGGGAAGGTAAAGTCATTCGTCATGTGCTGTGGCCGTACCGGAATGACTGTTATTTCCTCTCTGGTGACCTCATTCGGATGGATCACTTTGGCTTCTGCACGTTTGTCGACCGCGTCGGTGACACCTTCCGCTGGAAGGGCGAGAACGTCAGCACGCTTGAGGTGTCCAACGCCCTCAACGCAATCCACACAGCGCACATTAGCGTAAAGGAGGCGGTCGTGTACGGGGTGGAGCTGCCAGGACGTGAGGGGCGAGCAGGCATGGCGATGCTGAGCCTGCAGTCGCGGCACCTGTACTCATCCCCGGACGGATGCGGCAGCACGAACTCCAACTCGACGCCGCCTCAGTCACGGCCTCAGGCCCTCACCCTTACCGAAGAGCGTCGCTTTCTCCAAGATAACTTGCATGGATTCCTCACCGGCAAAGTGCAGTACAATGGTGATGGGACGGCGAACCAAGCGATGCTTCCAGCCCCTTCGATTCCGCTGTTCCTTCGAATGCAAGATCTGACGGcagacagcgacgacgacaacgggGTCAGCTCCCCCGTGGCGCGGTCGAACGGGCACGACGTCTCCGAGAACGCCATGCAGACGTCGACGTTCAAGTACAAGAAAAACACCCTTGTCAAGGAGGGCTACGAGTTCGACGGGAGCTCGACAACTTGCTCGGACGTGCCAGCGAGTGCgtggggcagcggcagcaggcatGCCACGGAAGAGAAGACGATATCAACGACGCCGTACACGCGCATCTATGTGCTCGTGTCGAGCCAGTCGATTCTGAAGGAGTTGGCACTGCCGCCGGTGGGGTCGGCGGATGCCAGCGGTGCCACCCCCGTGGCCGGCTATTTCCCCCTAACACCCGCGACTCGAGCCCTTCTCGGCACGAACATGGAAAAGTGTGGCTGGTGA
- a CDS encoding putative short chain dehydrogenase/reductase, protein MATSGDAVAATTARGSGAAPQRTKLRTARPSPRSISHVKQKPLFPGMFRHVSMFEGEHVYHYGRHTFVIMCDSMAMCIIPAGCILGYVITHMPSLPVISFEVQCVFMASLFVLSRLLAAGRRNRCTKDLTGRHVVLTGGTSGIGKATAAQLAKMGADVTIIANDSPHAADALAYVRSHAKNSAEQQIHLQTLNLDDFIAVREYCKRMRQSNRSIDILVNAAGVLQAKHRTTRFGDDVQLAINFLGPYLLTEGLLSLVEAAHGRIVYVSCAAHVGVKGNVVTTYLSGRGVWSPRVANKFDGLEQYGFTKLGNIFHAQQLALRSYPQPEKSCMSSRLTRQQQVIKTAGGHKQSAPRRSGYAAAAAEAAVASQASGTEAAGDMEAVNIEPRFTCCACSPGGVVTNLYRSIPLGSTFKYLYYLYILVMRTAWEGSQTVVNCCVRDDFKNGGYYMNTRYQPAGLSKTACNVTEREQVMTWTQNKMKPYMKWD, encoded by the coding sequence ATGGCAACATCAGGCGACGCTGTGGCGGCAACTACAGCAAGGGGCTCTGGTGCGGCGCCGCAACGAACAAAGCTGCGCACTGCACGTCCGTCACCGCGCTCCATTTCGCACGTGAAGCAGAAGCCCCTCTTCCCAGGCATGTTCCGGCACGTCTCGATGTTCGAGGGAGAGCACGTCTATCACTACGGACGCCACACTTTCGTCATCATGTGTGACAGTATGGCCATGTGTATAATACCCGCAGGCTGCATCCTCGGCTACGTTATTACCCACATGCCCTCGTTGCCGGTGATCTCGTTTGAGGTGCAGTGTGTGTTCATGGCGAGCTTGTTCGTGCTGTCGCGCCTCCTGGCAGCCGGCAGGCGCAATCGCTGTACCAAGGACCTGACAGGTCGGCATGTTGTCCTCACCGGTGGCACCAGCGGCATCGGCaaggccaccgcggcgcagctggcaaAAATGGGGGCAGACGTGACGATCATTGCCAATGACTCACCGCACGCCGCGGACGCCCTCGCGTATGTGCGCAGTCACGCCAAGAACAGCGCAGAACAGCAAATCCACCTGCAGACTCTGAATTTGGATGACTTCATCGCGGTGCGGGAGTACTGCAAGCGGATGCGGCAGAGCAATCGCTCCATCGACATATTAGTGAACGCGGCGggggtgctgcaggcgaAGCACAGGACGACCCGCTTTGGCGATGATGTGCAGCTGGCCATCAACTTCCTTGGCCCGTATCTACTCACCGAGGGTCTGCTCTCACTTGTGGAGGCGGCACACGGCCGCATTGTCTATGTTTCGTGCGCCGCGCACGTGGGCGTGAAGGGGAACGTCGTGACGACGTACCTCAGTGGACGTGGCGTGTGGTCACCGCGAGTGGCAAACAAATTCGACGGCTTGGAGCAGTACGGCTTCACGAAGCTCGGCAACATCTTCCACGCCCAGCAGCTTGCCCTCCGCTCCTACCCGCAGCCAGAGAAGAGCTGTATGTCCTCGAGGCTGAcacgtcagcagcaggtcATCAAGACCGCTGGCGGACACAAGCAGTCTGCACCGCGCAGGTCCGGatacgccgccgctgctgctgaagccgctGTAGCCTCACAAGCCAGTGGCACCGAAGCTGCCGGCGACATGGAAGCCGTGAACATCGAGCCACGCTTCacgtgctgcgcctgctcacCGGGAGGGGTCGTCACGAACCTGTACCGCAGCATTCCACTCGGTAGCACCTTCAAGTATCTCTACTACCTCTACATCCTTGTCATGCGCACCGCATGGGAAGGGAGTCAGACGGTAGTTAACTGCTGCGTGCGGGACGACTTCAAGAATGGCGGGTACTACATGAACACGCGCTATCAGCCGGCCGGGCTCTCCAAGACAGCGTGCAACGTGACGGAGCGTGAGCAGGTGATGACGTGGACTCAGAATAAGATGAAGCCGTACATGAAGTGGGACTAG
- a CDS encoding putative short chain dehydrogenase/reductase, translating into MSYLLLHSRRLWLPLVLYACYYSLSAYLNPVQAGLYATVSVVAQRLSVQGRRNKVHKDMTGYTCVVTGGTSGIGLYTAMQLLDMGAHVIIAAPSGQEKATRAFFQQQCRSTPVETASDASSPSSTSSLASPGCEPLAKRVTFIDMDYMDQLEVVAAAARIKALAHDRIDLLVNCAGVWKEEPTVTKQKIEEHIGVNFLGPFHLTEALLPSLRKSPHRCGRVVYVTCASHNGVSRGNVVRDRMMLLPKPNESQITARCYSASKLGNIYHAQSIANRRYEGIPLNRQSDLHPVDVCCADPGFCFTSLQQANSDPFLGNSTIARTLRSLWIKDAYDGSQTVLNCCVRDTVENGGYYAECTLMPSGLSKRAQDPKSRDDVVHWAMAKTIAKYYTVRPE; encoded by the coding sequence ATGAGCTACCTACTGCTGCACAGCCGTCGGCTTTGGTTGCCGCTAGTGCTCTACGCCTGCTACTACTCACTGTCGGCGTACCTCAATCCAGTGCAGGCGGGTCTGTACGCGACGGTTAGTGTCGTGGCACAGCGACTAAGTGTGCAGGGCCGCCGGAACAAGGTTCACAAGGACATGACCGGCTACACGTGCGTGGTGACAGGCGGCACAAGCGGCATCGGTCTCTACAcggcgatgcagctgctggacatGGGAGCTCACGTGATAATCGCTGCGCCGTCGGGACAGGAAAAGGCGACAAGGGCCTTTTTTCAGCAACAGTGCCGTTCAACTCCGGTTGAAACCGCATCAGAcgcgtcgtcgccatcgTCCACCTCTTCCCTTGCTTCTCCTGGATGCGAGCCTCTCGCGAAGCGCGTCACCTTCATCGATATGGACTACATGGACCAGctagaggtggtggcggctgccgcgcgcATCAAGGCCCTTGCTCACGACCGCATCGACCTCCTCGTGAActgcgcgggtgtgtggAAGGAGGAGCCCACCGTGACGAAGCAAAAGATCGAGGAGCACATCGGCGTCAACTTCCTCGGGCCGTTCCACTTAaccgaggcgctgctcccGTCCCTGCGCAAGTCGCCGCATCGGTGCGGTCGCGTCGTGTATGTCACGTGCGCCTCGCACAACGGCGTGTCCAGGGGGAATGTGGTGCGGGATCGCatgatgctgctgccgaaGCCGAACGAGTCGCAGATCACCGCGCGATGCTACAGCGCGTCGAAGCTCGGCAACATTTACCACGCCCAGTCAATTGCGAACCGCCGCTATGAAGGCATCCCGCTGAACCGCCAGAGCGATCTGCACCCCGTCGATGTATGCTGCGCTGACCCGGGCTTCTGCTTCACctcactgcagcaggcgAACTCGGACCCATTCCTTGGCAACAGCACCATCGCTCGCACGCTGAGGTCTCTGTGGATAAAGGATGCGTACGATGGAAGCCAAACCGTCTTGAACTGCTGCGTGCGCGACACAGTCGAGAATGGCGGCTACTACGCCGAGTGCACGCTGATGCCAAGCGGACTCAGCAAGCGCGCGCAAGACCCAAAGAGCCGCGATGATGTAGTGCACTGGGCAATGGCAAAGACGATCGCCAAGTACTACACCGTACGGCCAGAGTAG
- a CDS encoding putative lysophospholipase: protein MTVPVEQLTNMQIKEELRTLYTITDFADCIENGDLQRKLQATRDSAPITHGLRYGTLLEIGNKNPTGIVTLIHGLGDSAYGWEDVGHELLRRLPHLLFLLPTAPSRSVTINGGMLMPAWYDIMDMSNSGLLSSRQDATSVRQSCDYVRSIAHVAAKKYGIAPHRVVYGGFSQGAAVSLCTGLTTPITPAGIACMSGYLAACTDVLPRIVQKYVPITMFHGRQDPVVPISAAKETKEILEKDGGVAPINFLEYNMPHSTLPQEINDLVSFISRVLPVKF, encoded by the coding sequence ATGACTGTGCCGGTCGAACAGCTCACGAATATGCAGATTAAGGAGGAACTGCGCACCTTGTACACCATAACCGACTTTGCCGACTGCATCGAGAATGGCGATCTCCAGAGGAAGCTGCAGGCGACTCGGGATTCGGCCCCCATCACCCACGGCCTCCGCTACGGCACGCTACTGGAAATCGGCAACAAGAATCCAACCGGCATCGTCACCCTCATCCACGGCCTCGGCGACTCCGCGTACGGCTGGGAGGACGTCGGCCACGAGCTGttgcgccgcctgccgcaTCTCCTCTTTTTGCTGCCCACCGCCCCATCACGGAGCGTCACTATCAATGGCGGCATGCTGATGCCCGCTTGGTACGACATCATGGACATGAGCAACAGTGGCCTGCTTAGCAGCCGGCAGGACGCCACCTCCGTCCGACAGTCCTGCGATTACGTGCGTAGCATCGCCCATGTGGCGGCCAAGAAGTACGGCATCGCACCCCACCGTGTCGTCTACGGCGGCTTCTCCCAGGGCGCGGCTGTCTCACTCTGCACTGGGCTGACGACTCCCATCACCCCGGCCGGCATTGCGTGTATGTCGGGCTACTTGGCGGCGTGCACAGATGTGCTGCCGCGCATCGTGCAGAAATATGTCCCCATCACCATGTTTCACGGTCGTCAAGACCCCGTTGTACCAATTTCGGCTGCGAAAGAGACGAAGGAGATCTTGGAGAAGGACGGTGGTGTCGCCCCGATCAACTTCCTGGAGTACAACATGCCGCACTCCACCCTGCCACAGGAGATCAACGACCTTGTCTCGTTCATATCCCGTGTGCTGCCGGTGAAGTTCTAA
- a CDS encoding hypothetical predicted multi-pass transmembrane protein, with translation MQRSREKRTRCRRAGVWTASSAVVAVLCALLCSCCLAGTAVEQEPLVLHTSLVDLLNAENALWTVSLGTLNAAGQLAEWTAMREVRVETQPSESAASLLFTLPPPISLKHRIEDAEEGKYDEEGAATEKRGAMPSDDVSTRTHRRKSFRGVSCEEYRTGGRGQQGAMQGRCFFLRDDGEDFFVRYRVKSPDTEEAKSGGEEGAASKTTTAVHRHRPRRAPAKAAASQQAKTSSDAEASGTEPWTVHSTSASDVWAERILPYGGSAAAPAERGAGATEEHARIGDVTIDEYIRELPDAHRSKKMLLTFAMLMVPKSTALAVQRSDDVMHVRLECLTGAFYEDMVRRSTAAVKASRTSVFHRWVCPVLLVTAIYVMVSATVRLVAWRKASLRSGARPIVGAAKKQQ, from the coding sequence ATGCAGCGAAGCCGGGAAAAGCGAACTcgatgccgccgcgctggGGTGTGGACAGCGAGTTCCGCAGTGGTGGCCGTGCTGTGCGCactgctctgcagctgctgcctcgcAGGTACTGCGGTCGAACAGgagccgctggtgctgcatACAAGCCTCGTAGACCTCCTCAATGCGGAGAACGCGCTGTGGACAGTGTCGCTCGGCACTCTCAACGCCGCTGGTCAGCTAGCCGAGTGGACGGCGATGCGCGAAGTGCGCGTGGAGACCCAGCCCTCCGAGTCGGCCGCCTCGCTCCTCTTcacactgccaccgccgatCAGCTTGAAGCACCGCATAGAGGATGCAGAGGAAGGAAAGTACGACGAGGAAGGCGCGGCAACAGAAAAGCGAGGAGCGATGCCTAGCGACGACGTCTCTACCCGAACGCATCGCCGGAAGTCCTTTCGCGGAGTGTCTTGTGAGGAATACCGGACGGGCGGACGAGGGCAGCAGGGTGCCATGCAAGGTCGGTGCTTCTTCCTGagggacgacggcgaggactTCTTTGTGCGCTACAGAGTTAAAAGCCCCGACACCGAGGAAGCGAAGagtggtggcgaggagggagcggCTTCCAAgaccaccacagcagtgcaccgccaccggcCACGCCGTGCTCCGGCGAAGGCTGCGGCGTCACAGCAGGCGAAGACGAGCAGCGACGCTGAGGCATCGGGGACGGAACCGTGGACGGTGCACAGCACCTCCGCAAGTGATGTGTGGGCAGAGCGCATCCTCCCATATGGAGGtagcgccgcagcgcctgcggaAAGGGGTGCCGGCGCGACAGAGGAACACGCCCGCATCGGAGACGTCACAATTGATGAGTACATCCGTGAGCTGCCAGATGCGCACCGCTCCAAGAAGATGTTGCTGACGTTCGCGATGCTGATGGTCCCAAAGTCAACTGCCTTAGCGGTCCAACGAAGCGACGATGTGATGCACGTGCGGCTGGAGTGCCTCACCGGTGCTTTTTACGAGGACATGGTGAGGCGTAGCACAGCCGCGGTGAAGGCGTCGCGCACGAGCGTCTTCCACCGCTGGGTGTGCCCCGTACTGCTCGTCACTGCCATCTACGTGATGGTGTCGGCAACGGTACGGCTGGTTGCCTGGCGCAAAGCGTCGTTGAGAAGTGGGGCACGGCCTATTGTAGGCGCAGCCAAGAAGCAGCAGTAA